The following proteins are encoded in a genomic region of Parabacteroides pacaensis:
- a CDS encoding glycosyl hydrolase, which yields MKYQSLTIHSYICIVLFFAGTFSLVAQVPVVPSAEELNRTFGEQDVKAFTTPPKVYYPETWFHYIGGNVSIQGITADLEAIANAKFSGIQLFHGQFGGPWPGVDPQISCLSPLWDNAVKHTADECRRLDLRFTMQNCPGWAMSGGPWIEPSNAMRHLVWSRVDVEGNGEMIDTTLPVPQPSNESWRDFKDITVLAFPTPLGDTGKPLVPSTVQSNWECSWEDYLLGKAQAPLRFPPTTKDKPYWVEVTYPDAVTVRTVELPSINSMNHGWCYEPGVSVTVQAITPDGKEQIILDTDLPESSWQDDYPISLACSETEGIKKYRIRIVNKHEMALSSLRMFSAARKNNWESEAGWTLRSIERTGENKVQSPAAFINSSRICDISEMMDPQGNLKWKAPSGKWSILRIGHVNTGQRNGPAPAEGTGWECDKLSKAGSETHFAGYIGRLSNEQGPLAKGLLNGMLLDSWECKTQTWTTTMESDFERTTGYSLRKWLPAVFGYVVEDQETTTRFLRDWRATIGDLFSRNFYENMSRLAKERGLSISYETAAGDIFPADILEYYKYADVPMCEFWHPLSENFVGSLNFKPIKPTASAARVYGKPRIAAEAFTSFNLTWDEHFQMLKEVANINCIEGVTHLVFHTYTHNPQIGFLPPGTSFGGSGIGTPFLRGQTWWKYMPEFNTYLARCSYLLERGKPVSDVLWYLGDEINHKPDQEASFPEGYKYDYCNPDVLLNRLTVKDGMLTTPEGISYRVLWLPEVSRMLPQTLEKLYALIQQGATIIGDAPKGLVTLIGGEDSRQRFEVALNKIWGETKQSGLRKIGKGTVVSGMTLPIALKELRITPDVKGKEALWLHRKIENADWYFVCAPKGKGFKGELDFRATGEVQLWDPVEGTVRPVAYTQKENYTSVPLDLPQAGCCFVVFRKDQKTNKKLNSLKQRDHLSTISLTAPWTLAFPTGWGAPASIEIPELKPWKDLDISPEAKAFSGTVKYTTSFDAGKVKRGMHFSLDLGNVEMIAAVSLNNIPLRTVWTPPYRLDITEAVKSGVNTLTVEVTSSWFNRLVYDAGQSEEKRKTWVIKWPAKESSLKNNGLLGPVTVTVEK from the coding sequence ATGAAATACCAAAGTTTGACTATACATAGTTATATTTGTATAGTTTTGTTTTTTGCTGGTACGTTCTCATTGGTAGCACAAGTGCCTGTTGTCCCGTCGGCAGAGGAATTGAATCGTACTTTTGGAGAACAAGATGTGAAAGCATTTACTACACCGCCGAAAGTATATTATCCGGAAACCTGGTTTCATTATATTGGCGGGAATGTTTCTATTCAAGGAATAACAGCTGATTTGGAGGCTATTGCAAATGCAAAATTTTCAGGGATTCAATTATTTCATGGTCAGTTCGGAGGACCTTGGCCAGGGGTCGATCCTCAAATTTCTTGCTTAAGCCCGCTTTGGGACAATGCTGTTAAACATACGGCAGATGAATGTCGGCGTTTGGATTTGCGTTTTACCATGCAAAATTGTCCGGGCTGGGCAATGTCGGGAGGACCGTGGATCGAACCGTCTAATGCTATGCGGCATCTGGTATGGAGCCGTGTGGATGTGGAAGGCAACGGGGAAATGATCGATACTACGCTTCCCGTACCTCAACCGAGTAATGAATCTTGGCGTGATTTTAAAGATATTACCGTTCTTGCGTTTCCTACACCTTTGGGAGATACCGGTAAGCCCCTTGTGCCTTCTACTGTTCAAAGTAATTGGGAATGTTCTTGGGAAGATTACTTATTGGGAAAAGCGCAAGCTCCTCTTCGTTTTCCTCCTACTACGAAAGATAAGCCATATTGGGTAGAGGTAACTTATCCGGATGCGGTTACAGTCCGTACGGTCGAGTTACCTTCTATCAATAGCATGAATCACGGTTGGTGTTATGAACCCGGTGTAAGCGTAACCGTGCAAGCTATTACGCCTGACGGAAAAGAACAAATTATACTCGATACGGATTTGCCTGAAAGTAGTTGGCAGGATGATTATCCTATCTCGCTGGCTTGTTCCGAGACAGAAGGGATAAAAAAATACCGGATTAGGATTGTCAACAAACATGAAATGGCTCTTTCTTCCTTGCGTATGTTTTCTGCAGCCCGTAAGAATAATTGGGAATCGGAGGCCGGATGGACGTTACGAAGTATTGAACGTACAGGAGAAAACAAAGTGCAATCACCGGCAGCTTTTATAAATTCTTCCCGGATCTGCGATATTTCGGAAATGATGGATCCCCAAGGAAACTTAAAATGGAAAGCTCCTTCCGGTAAATGGAGTATCTTACGTATAGGACATGTAAATACGGGTCAACGGAACGGCCCGGCACCTGCCGAAGGTACCGGGTGGGAGTGCGATAAGCTTTCCAAGGCTGGTTCGGAAACTCACTTTGCCGGATATATTGGCCGGCTTTCCAACGAGCAGGGGCCTTTAGCTAAAGGACTTCTGAACGGGATGCTTTTAGATAGTTGGGAATGCAAGACCCAAACTTGGACAACTACTATGGAAAGTGATTTTGAACGTACTACCGGCTATTCCCTCCGGAAATGGTTACCGGCTGTGTTTGGGTATGTGGTTGAAGACCAAGAAACCACTACCCGTTTCCTACGTGACTGGCGAGCTACCATCGGTGATCTTTTTTCCCGTAATTTTTATGAAAATATGTCGCGGCTGGCAAAAGAGCGAGGCTTATCTATTTCCTACGAAACGGCTGCCGGAGATATTTTTCCAGCCGATATTCTGGAGTATTATAAATATGCGGATGTGCCGATGTGCGAGTTCTGGCATCCTCTTTCCGAAAATTTTGTCGGATCGTTGAATTTTAAACCTATTAAACCTACTGCTTCCGCTGCACGTGTGTATGGTAAGCCGCGTATTGCTGCCGAAGCCTTTACCTCTTTTAATCTTACTTGGGATGAACATTTCCAGATGCTTAAAGAAGTAGCGAATATAAATTGTATCGAAGGGGTGACTCATTTGGTCTTTCATACTTATACTCATAACCCACAGATAGGTTTTCTTCCTCCCGGAACTTCTTTCGGAGGTTCGGGGATAGGAACTCCTTTCTTGCGGGGCCAAACCTGGTGGAAGTATATGCCGGAATTTAATACTTACCTGGCACGTTGCAGTTACCTGCTGGAACGGGGAAAACCCGTATCCGACGTGCTTTGGTATTTAGGAGATGAAATAAATCATAAGCCGGATCAGGAAGCCTCTTTTCCGGAAGGATACAAATATGATTATTGTAATCCGGATGTTTTGTTGAACCGGCTGACTGTGAAGGACGGAATGCTCACTACTCCCGAAGGGATTAGTTACCGTGTGCTCTGGTTACCGGAAGTATCGCGGATGTTACCTCAAACCTTGGAAAAGTTATATGCTCTGATACAGCAAGGGGCCACAATCATCGGGGATGCGCCGAAAGGACTGGTAACTCTTATAGGCGGGGAAGATTCCCGGCAGCGTTTTGAGGTTGCTTTAAATAAGATTTGGGGTGAAACAAAACAATCGGGACTTCGTAAGATAGGTAAAGGTACCGTAGTTTCAGGTATGACTTTGCCTATAGCTTTGAAAGAGCTGCGTATAACGCCGGACGTAAAAGGAAAAGAAGCTCTGTGGTTACACCGGAAAATTGAAAATGCGGATTGGTATTTTGTATGTGCTCCAAAAGGAAAAGGCTTTAAAGGGGAGCTAGATTTTCGTGCTACCGGAGAAGTACAACTTTGGGATCCTGTTGAAGGGACAGTCCGTCCTGTTGCTTATACTCAAAAAGAAAATTATACTTCTGTTCCGCTAGATCTTCCTCAGGCCGGGTGTTGTTTTGTTGTTTTTCGCAAGGACCAGAAAACAAATAAAAAATTGAATTCCCTAAAACAGAGGGATCATTTATCTACTATTTCATTGACAGCACCGTGGACTCTTGCTTTTCCTACGGGTTGGGGTGCTCCGGCTTCCATAGAAATTCCGGAACTGAAACCTTGGAAAGACCTGGATATTTCCCCGGAAGCAAAAGCTTTTTCCGGTACGGTAAAGTATACTACTTCGTTTGATGCGGGTAAAGTAAAACGGGGAATGCATTTTTCTCTTGATCTAGGCAATGTGGAAATGATTGCAGCTGTATCACTCAATAATATTCCTCTCCGGACAGTGTGGACACCTCCTTATCGTTTGGACATTACAGAAGCAGTGAAGTCGGGAGTAAATACTCTTACGGTGGAAGTAACAAGCTCATGGTTTAACCGTTTAGTATACGATGCGGGGCAGTCTGAAGAGAAACGTAAAACCTGGGTTATAAAATGGCCAGCTAAAGAATCTTCTTTAAAAAATAACGGTTTGCTTGGTCCTGTTACGGTTACGGTAGAGAAATAA
- a CDS encoding DUF3109 family protein — protein MIQIDDTIISLDIIDKYFLCDLAKCKGECCVEGESGAPLEEEEKAKLEKVLPIIWNDLSPEAQAVIKVQGVSYVDSDGDLVTSIVNGKNCVFTCYDDQGVCKCAIEKAYKEGKTDFYKPLSCHLYPIRLTKYTNFTAVNYHDWDVCKVATVVGRREKVPVYKFLKEPLIRKFGEAWYKALEECVKEVKKQREGVKSQK, from the coding sequence ATGATTCAAATAGACGATACCATTATAAGTTTGGACATAATTGATAAGTATTTTCTTTGCGATTTAGCCAAATGTAAAGGAGAATGCTGTGTGGAAGGTGAATCAGGTGCACCTTTGGAAGAAGAAGAAAAAGCGAAATTAGAAAAAGTATTACCTATCATTTGGAACGACCTTTCTCCGGAAGCACAAGCAGTGATTAAAGTACAGGGAGTTTCCTATGTGGATAGCGATGGAGATTTAGTCACTTCTATTGTGAACGGAAAAAATTGTGTGTTTACCTGTTATGATGACCAAGGCGTTTGTAAATGTGCCATAGAAAAAGCTTATAAAGAAGGAAAAACAGATTTTTACAAACCGCTTTCCTGTCACTTGTATCCTATCCGTTTAACAAAGTATACAAACTTTACTGCGGTTAATTATCATGATTGGGACGTGTGCAAAGTGGCAACCGTAGTAGGTAGAAGGGAGAAAGTTCCTGTATATAAATTTTTAAAAGAACCCTTAATCCGTAAATTCGGTGAAGCATGGTATAAGGCGTTAGAAGAATGCGTAAAAGAAGTAAAAAAGCAAAGGGAAGGAGTAAAAAGTCAAAAATAA
- the gpmI gene encoding 2,3-bisphosphoglycerate-independent phosphoglycerate mutase, with protein sequence MSKKALLIICDGWGIGDHSKADVIYNTPTPYWDSLLKNYPNSQLQASGENVGLPDGQMGNSEVGHLNIGAGRIVYQDLVKINRACRNNSILDNPEIKRAYSYAKENNKQIHFLGLVSDGGVHSSLEHLLKLTDIAKEYGIRKSFVHCFMDGRDTDPRSGKGFIETLESHLKTTGGKIASIIGRYYAMDRDKRWERVKEAYDLLVNGKGTPAEDMVAAMQASYDAGVTDEFVKPIVHVENGKPVSVIEEGDVVIFFNYRNDRAKELTVVLSQQDMPEAGMHTVPNLQYFCMTPYDANFKNVHILFDKENVTNTLGEYLSSQGLKQLHIAETEKYAHVTFFFNGGREAPYEGEDRILVPSPKVATYDLKPEMSAYEVKDALVAEIDKQKFDFIVVNYANGDMVGHTGVYEAIEKAVVAVDACLKDTVEAAKANGYEVIIIADHGNADNAVNKDGTPNTAHSLNPVPCVYVTDKDNAQIKNGILADVAPTILKILDLPQPIEMSGKALI encoded by the coding sequence ATGAGCAAGAAAGCACTTTTAATCATCTGTGACGGATGGGGCATCGGCGACCACTCTAAAGCCGACGTTATTTACAATACACCTACTCCCTATTGGGACTCTTTATTAAAAAATTATCCGAATTCTCAATTGCAAGCTTCCGGGGAAAATGTCGGTTTGCCAGACGGACAGATGGGTAACTCTGAAGTAGGTCATCTTAATATTGGTGCGGGCCGTATCGTTTATCAAGATTTGGTTAAAATCAACAGGGCTTGCCGTAATAATTCCATTTTAGATAATCCTGAAATCAAACGTGCTTATTCGTATGCAAAAGAAAATAACAAGCAAATCCATTTTTTGGGTCTTGTATCCGACGGAGGAGTACATAGTTCTCTGGAACATTTATTAAAGCTGACGGATATTGCGAAAGAATATGGAATTAGGAAATCGTTTGTTCATTGTTTTATGGACGGACGGGATACGGACCCCAGGAGCGGAAAAGGATTTATCGAGACGCTGGAAAGCCATTTGAAAACTACCGGAGGAAAGATTGCTTCTATTATTGGCCGGTATTATGCAATGGATCGGGATAAACGTTGGGAGCGGGTAAAAGAAGCTTATGATTTACTAGTGAACGGAAAAGGAACTCCGGCCGAGGATATGGTAGCTGCAATGCAGGCTTCTTACGATGCAGGTGTTACGGACGAATTTGTTAAACCGATCGTGCATGTGGAAAACGGAAAACCGGTAAGTGTAATCGAAGAAGGGGATGTTGTTATTTTCTTTAATTACCGGAATGACAGGGCAAAAGAATTAACTGTGGTGCTTAGCCAGCAAGATATGCCGGAAGCCGGAATGCATACGGTTCCTAATTTGCAATATTTCTGTATGACTCCATATGATGCAAACTTTAAAAATGTCCATATTCTATTTGATAAGGAAAATGTAACTAATACATTAGGCGAGTATCTTTCTTCTCAAGGTTTGAAGCAGCTTCATATTGCAGAAACCGAAAAATATGCGCATGTAACTTTCTTTTTTAATGGAGGGCGTGAAGCTCCTTATGAAGGGGAAGACCGTATATTAGTGCCGTCTCCGAAAGTAGCTACTTATGATTTAAAGCCGGAAATGAGTGCTTATGAGGTAAAAGATGCGTTGGTTGCCGAAATCGATAAACAGAAGTTTGACTTTATCGTTGTAAATTATGCAAATGGCGATATGGTAGGACACACCGGTGTATACGAAGCTATCGAAAAAGCAGTAGTGGCAGTGGATGCTTGTCTGAAAGATACGGTAGAAGCAGCTAAAGCGAATGGATATGAAGTGATTATTATTGCCGATCATGGAAATGCGGATAATGCAGTGAATAAAGACGGTACGCCTAATACGGCTCATTCATTGAATCCGGTGCCTTGCGTCTATGTAACAGATAAAGACAATGCGCAGATAAAGAACGGTATTCTGGCAGATGTGGCTCCTACTATTTTGAAAATTTTAGATTTGCCTCAGCCGATAGAAATGTCGGGGAAAGCATTGATCTGA
- a CDS encoding M48 family metallopeptidase, protein MEKKYQDKELGTITIRASERATRYILKVKNGEVIATMPYQGNEKTLWDFLEQNRNKLLKQISQQPKQRWDESTVLQTNTFSLHIFCTDRKNFYLSLKEGILHIACPLHTDFSQNSVQILLNSFLERTLRYEAKRILPARLMALAQQYNFTVNGIKIQNSKSRWGSCSTRKIINLSLHLMLLPPHLIDYVLLHELCHTVEMNHSMRFWKLMDQVTHNQSHQLREELKNFSPLI, encoded by the coding sequence ATGGAAAAGAAATATCAGGATAAAGAATTAGGTACCATTACAATCCGCGCAAGTGAAAGAGCAACCCGGTATATATTGAAAGTAAAAAACGGAGAAGTAATTGCTACAATGCCTTACCAGGGTAATGAAAAAACTCTTTGGGATTTTCTGGAACAAAACCGCAATAAATTGTTGAAACAAATTTCCCAACAACCCAAACAACGATGGGACGAATCTACTGTGTTGCAAACCAACACTTTTTCGCTTCATATTTTTTGTACGGACAGGAAAAACTTCTATCTATCTTTAAAAGAAGGCATCCTTCATATTGCTTGCCCTCTTCATACGGATTTCTCACAAAACTCCGTACAGATTCTTCTGAACTCTTTTTTGGAAAGGACTTTACGATATGAAGCTAAACGAATACTTCCCGCCCGGCTTATGGCTTTAGCTCAACAATACAATTTCACAGTAAACGGCATAAAGATCCAAAATAGCAAATCCCGCTGGGGAAGTTGTTCCACCCGGAAAATAATCAATTTATCCCTCCATTTAATGCTCTTGCCTCCACATCTGATTGACTATGTTTTATTACACGAACTTTGTCATACTGTTGAAATGAACCACAGTATGCGTTTTTGGAAGTTGATGGATCAAGTTACACATAACCAGTCGCATCAACTTCGTGAAGAACTAAAAAATTTTTCTCCCTTAATTTAA
- a CDS encoding AGE family epimerase/isomerase — protein sequence MNSMEYLKIWADSYKNDLINNIMPFWLKYGLDAKYGGIYTCVDRDGSLMDPTKSVWFQGRFGFIAACAYNHIEKNPAWLAASKSCLDFIEAHCFDVDGRMFFEVTEDGRPLRKRRYVFSECFAAIAMAEYALASGDQSYAMKALELFKKIQYFISTPGILVSKYCESVSMRGHSITMILINTASRIRAAIADPILTLQIDQSIAALRNYFMHPEYKALLETVGPNGEFIDTLMGRTINPGHCIETAWFLMEEAKYRNGNKKLLETALTILDWSWEWGWDKEYGGIINFRDCRDFPPQDYSQDMKFWWPQTEAIIATLYAYQATKDKKYLKLHQQISDWTYTHFPDKEYGEWYGYLHRDGTVAQPAKGNLFKGPFHIPRMMIISYSLCNELLKE from the coding sequence ATGAATTCGATGGAATATTTGAAAATATGGGCAGATAGTTATAAGAATGATCTTATAAATAATATTATGCCGTTCTGGTTGAAGTATGGACTGGATGCTAAATATGGTGGAATTTATACGTGTGTTGACAGGGATGGCAGCTTAATGGATCCTACAAAATCTGTATGGTTCCAAGGGCGTTTTGGTTTTATTGCCGCTTGTGCTTATAATCATATAGAGAAAAATCCGGCTTGGCTGGCTGCTTCTAAAAGTTGTTTGGATTTTATAGAAGCTCATTGTTTTGACGTAGACGGACGAATGTTTTTCGAAGTAACGGAAGACGGGCGTCCTTTAAGGAAACGCAGATATGTTTTTTCCGAATGTTTTGCTGCTATTGCTATGGCAGAATATGCGCTGGCTTCCGGAGATCAGTCGTATGCAATGAAAGCCCTGGAACTGTTTAAAAAAATACAATATTTTATTTCAACTCCAGGCATATTGGTCTCTAAATATTGCGAATCGGTTTCCATGCGAGGGCATTCTATTACGATGATATTGATTAATACTGCTTCACGGATACGTGCCGCTATTGCGGATCCTATACTTACTTTACAGATAGATCAATCGATCGCCGCACTTCGTAACTATTTTATGCATCCGGAATATAAAGCTCTATTGGAAACTGTAGGGCCTAACGGTGAATTTATAGATACTCTGATGGGACGTACCATTAATCCGGGTCATTGTATAGAAACTGCTTGGTTCTTGATGGAGGAAGCGAAATATCGGAATGGAAATAAAAAATTATTGGAAACAGCTCTTACCATTCTGGATTGGTCTTGGGAATGGGGCTGGGACAAGGAATACGGAGGAATTATTAATTTCCGCGATTGCCGGGATTTTCCTCCTCAGGACTATTCTCAAGATATGAAATTTTGGTGGCCTCAAACGGAAGCTATTATTGCTACTTTATATGCTTACCAGGCAACGAAAGATAAGAAATACTTGAAATTACATCAGCAAATAAGTGACTGGACATATACTCATTTCCCTGACAAAGAATATGGGGAGTGGTACGGATATCTTCATCGTGATGGCACGGTGGCCCAACCGGCCAAAGGAAATCTTTTCAAAGGACCGTTTCATATTCCTCGCATGATGATTATTTCTTATTCTCTTTGTAACGAATTGCTGAAAGAATAA
- a CDS encoding HU family DNA-binding protein: MSLKYGMYRNPKSTCKEGEPPLHPRVIVQQTISTSSLAKVIGQTTTMSPADTKGVLEALSEWMAFFLENGNNVRLDGIGTFSLSLQSRPVMDEKDITSVSVCLKNVNFRCSKELKERMRGITIERETNAGSKEIMPVEERKKRIVDYLSTYQSLTRTDCMRLNKCKKEIAIKDLNELIAEKKILRLGSGRTVLYVGY, from the coding sequence ATGAGTTTAAAATATGGAATGTACCGGAATCCCAAATCCACCTGTAAAGAGGGCGAACCGCCTCTTCATCCACGTGTAATCGTACAACAAACTATCTCTACTTCAAGTCTGGCTAAAGTGATAGGACAAACTACTACCATGAGTCCGGCTGATACGAAAGGAGTGCTCGAAGCTCTTTCCGAATGGATGGCTTTTTTCCTGGAAAACGGAAATAATGTACGTTTAGACGGGATAGGAACGTTTTCCTTATCCCTTCAGTCGCGTCCGGTAATGGATGAGAAAGACATTACTTCCGTATCGGTTTGCCTCAAAAATGTAAACTTCCGTTGCAGCAAGGAACTGAAAGAAAGAATGCGAGGTATTACCATAGAGCGTGAAACCAATGCGGGAAGTAAAGAAATTATGCCTGTAGAAGAACGTAAAAAACGAATTGTCGATTATTTGTCTACCTATCAAAGTTTAACCCGGACAGATTGTATGAGGTTGAATAAGTGTAAGAAAGAGATCGCAATAAAAGATTTGAATGAATTAATAGCCGAAAAGAAAATTTTGCGTCTTGGTAGTGGACGGACAGTATTATATGTAGGGTATTAA
- a CDS encoding aminotransferase-like domain-containing protein, translated as MKLNFAKRMSSIKASEIREILKVTEQEDVISFAGGLPAPELFPIEEINEVNQIVLKEAGTKALQYTTTEGYAPLREWIAKRMNERLGTLLDKDNILITHGSQQGLDLSGKVFLDEGDVVLCESPTYLAAISAFKSYGCNFIEIPTDEHGMDMNILEDVLSHTGNIKLIYVIPTFQNPTGKTWNLERRRKLAELSAQYNVPVIEDNPYGELRFEGETLPSVKSFDAVGNILCTGSFSKIFCPGFRIGWIAGDKDIIRKYVLVKQGTDLQCNTIAQMVIAEYLKRYDIDKHIGKIVEVYRKRRDVAVKCIECYFPEGIKFTHPEGGLFTWIELPEGISARDILEKCLEKKIAFVPGGSFYPNENKENTFRINYSNMPEEKIKKGLQIIGEVIQEYIHEIK; from the coding sequence ATGAAGTTGAATTTTGCAAAAAGGATGTCCTCTATCAAAGCATCCGAAATAAGAGAAATACTTAAGGTTACAGAGCAAGAAGATGTCATTTCCTTTGCAGGCGGGTTACCTGCACCCGAGTTATTTCCAATAGAAGAAATTAACGAGGTAAATCAAATTGTTTTAAAAGAAGCAGGTACAAAAGCACTTCAATATACCACAACCGAAGGGTATGCTCCATTAAGGGAATGGATTGCCAAGCGGATGAATGAACGTTTAGGAACCTTATTGGATAAAGACAATATTTTGATAACTCATGGTTCCCAACAAGGATTAGATTTGTCGGGAAAAGTCTTTTTAGACGAGGGGGATGTGGTTTTGTGTGAAAGCCCGACCTACTTAGCCGCTATCAGTGCATTCAAATCATACGGGTGTAACTTCATTGAAATCCCTACGGATGAACACGGAATGGATATGAACATATTAGAAGATGTTTTAAGCCATACCGGAAATATTAAACTAATATATGTGATTCCTACCTTCCAAAATCCGACAGGGAAAACATGGAATTTGGAAAGACGTAGAAAATTAGCTGAATTATCGGCTCAATACAATGTTCCGGTGATAGAAGATAATCCGTACGGCGAATTGAGATTTGAAGGAGAAACTTTGCCGTCTGTGAAATCTTTCGATGCCGTTGGCAATATATTGTGTACGGGTAGCTTTTCTAAGATTTTCTGTCCCGGTTTCCGAATAGGTTGGATTGCAGGTGATAAAGATATTATCCGTAAATATGTTCTGGTTAAACAAGGAACAGACTTACAATGTAATACGATAGCGCAAATGGTCATAGCCGAATATTTAAAACGGTATGATATTGACAAACATATCGGGAAAATAGTTGAAGTTTACAGAAAACGTAGGGATGTAGCGGTTAAATGTATAGAATGCTATTTTCCGGAAGGTATAAAGTTTACTCATCCGGAAGGGGGATTATTTACCTGGATAGAGCTTCCCGAAGGAATTTCGGCGCGTGATATTTTAGAAAAATGTTTGGAGAAAAAAATTGCTTTCGTGCCGGGAGGTTCTTTTTACCCGAATGAAAATAAGGAGAATACATTTAGAATAAATTATTCCAATATGCCCGAAGAGAAAATTAAAAAAGGACTTCAAATAATAGGAGAAGTGATACAAGAATATATTCATGAAATAAAGTAA
- a CDS encoding sugar O-acetyltransferase: MMTEKEKMLAGEIYDCGDPELLTRWHYAKQLQLQYNNTDSRDREKLFAILKDLLGTYGKDVWISAPFFVDYGENIHIGNQVEINMNCVFLDCNRITIGDHSGIGPGTHIYTVAHPVEPSKRLPENSQFWKSFTAPVTIGSNVWIGGSSVILPGVIIGDNVTIGAGSVVTKSIPSNSVAVGNPCRVIRMV; the protein is encoded by the coding sequence ATTATGACAGAGAAAGAAAAAATGCTTGCCGGAGAAATTTATGATTGTGGTGATCCGGAGTTACTTACGCGTTGGCATTATGCTAAACAACTTCAGTTACAATACAATAACACAGATAGTCGAGATAGAGAAAAGCTGTTTGCTATTTTAAAGGATTTGTTGGGAACGTATGGGAAGGATGTATGGATTTCAGCCCCTTTCTTTGTGGATTACGGAGAAAATATACACATAGGTAATCAAGTTGAGATTAACATGAACTGTGTATTTTTAGATTGTAACCGGATAACCATCGGAGATCATAGCGGAATAGGTCCGGGAACCCATATCTATACGGTTGCTCACCCTGTAGAGCCAAGTAAACGTTTACCGGAAAACAGTCAGTTTTGGAAATCGTTCACAGCTCCCGTAACCATTGGTAGTAACGTATGGATAGGGGGCAGCTCGGTTATTTTACCCGGTGTTATTATTGGCGATAACGTAACAATCGGAGCGGGTAGTGTGGTAACCAAATCAATTCCTTCGAACTCTGTCGCCGTAGGAAATCCGTGCCGTGTAATCCGTATGGTTTAA
- a CDS encoding immunoglobulin-like domain-containing protein, which translates to MKKLMYLLICLSALLSELKAQDIDFPLSQSEIEKYESRVHIQRLPDVPITHPDAYKIQTQQPVYSPQTKKITLDVINVDAPTAEPEYHWMKHWKDGKWVEFPFIDNLVWAGVGRDLAKGDTLPEYIHITEFKYPLKPNKYQVHFYVFANIYTYCNLTEKNIQPVKDTEMQGAFNFRVLETDSDSIRILFENRTNLSVQPEFLPSIGTDDLYMVHPLARSGWSGEADYMKSRALLKGGEAILFTIPVSWDVNRISDINYRKQFSSGKLAVGKYKIGLQLKIYLNTEFVVK; encoded by the coding sequence ATGAAAAAGTTAATGTATCTGTTAATCTGCTTGTCTGCGTTGCTTTCCGAATTGAAAGCACAAGACATTGATTTCCCGCTTTCCCAGTCGGAAATAGAGAAATACGAAAGCCGTGTACATATACAACGTCTTCCCGATGTGCCTATCACCCACCCGGATGCTTATAAAATCCAAACACAACAACCTGTATATTCACCTCAAACAAAAAAGATTACTTTAGATGTAATTAATGTGGATGCTCCCACTGCCGAACCTGAATATCACTGGATGAAACATTGGAAAGACGGCAAATGGGTGGAGTTCCCTTTTATTGACAATTTAGTTTGGGCTGGCGTAGGTAGAGATTTAGCGAAAGGTGATACTTTGCCCGAATATATACATATAACTGAGTTTAAATATCCATTGAAGCCTAACAAATATCAAGTCCATTTCTATGTATTTGCCAATATCTACACATACTGTAATCTTACTGAAAAGAATATTCAGCCTGTAAAAGATACAGAAATGCAAGGAGCTTTTAACTTTCGGGTATTGGAGACTGACAGTGACTCTATCCGTATTCTGTTCGAGAATCGTACTAATTTATCGGTACAGCCGGAGTTTCTACCCAGCATAGGAACGGATGATTTGTATATGGTTCATCCTCTTGCCCGTTCCGGTTGGAGCGGAGAAGCTGATTATATGAAAAGTCGTGCCCTGTTAAAAGGTGGAGAAGCCATACTGTTTACGATACCTGTTTCATGGGATGTAAATCGCATCAGCGATATCAATTATAGAAAACAGTTCAGCTCCGGTAAATTGGCTGTGGGTAAATACAAGATAGGATTGCAGTTGAAGATTTACCTAAATACGGAGTTTGTAGTGAAATAG